One window from the genome of Streptomyces sp. NBC_00287 encodes:
- a CDS encoding bifunctional glycosyltransferase family 2/GtrA family protein: MRTDSSPGTLPAREHLPAGDAGTPVLDVVIPVYNEEKDLQPCVLRLHEHLKRTFPYAFRITIADNASTDTTPQVSQRLEAKIPEVRAFRLEQKGRGRALRAVWSASDAPVLAYMDVDLSTDLNALLPLVAPLISGHSDLAIGSRLARSSRVVRGPKREFISRSYNLILRGSLQARFSDAQCGFKAIRRDVAQVLLPLVEDTGWFFDTEMLVVAERAGLRIHEVPVDWVDDPDSTVHIVKTATDDLKGVWRVGKALATGSLPLDRLARPFGDDPRDREIKDVPKGLARQLVGFCVVGGLSTLFYLLLYSGFRQFTGSQVANALALLVSAVANTAANRRLTFGVRGRGGAIRHQAQGLVVFAIGLALTSGSLVALGAASADPDHSTELAVLIAANLAATVLRFLLFRAWVFPDRREEPVVTAPIPTYVVQQPPLPQRPTSHFRAGDAADHTWRDATMRLQPVRPSDTDPGDTR, encoded by the coding sequence ATGCGAACCGACTCTTCTCCCGGCACCCTGCCGGCGCGGGAGCACCTCCCGGCCGGAGACGCCGGTACGCCTGTCCTGGACGTAGTGATCCCCGTCTACAACGAGGAGAAGGACCTCCAGCCGTGTGTGCTGAGACTGCACGAGCACCTCAAGCGCACCTTCCCGTACGCGTTCCGCATCACGATCGCGGACAACGCGTCCACGGACACCACCCCTCAGGTGTCCCAGCGGCTGGAGGCGAAGATTCCGGAGGTCCGGGCCTTCCGCCTGGAGCAGAAGGGCCGCGGTCGCGCCCTGCGCGCCGTGTGGTCCGCCTCGGACGCCCCCGTCCTCGCCTACATGGACGTGGACCTGTCCACCGACCTCAACGCCCTGCTGCCGCTGGTGGCCCCGCTGATCTCGGGCCACTCCGACCTGGCGATCGGCTCCCGTCTCGCCCGCTCCTCCCGCGTCGTACGCGGCCCCAAGCGGGAGTTCATCAGCCGCTCGTACAACCTCATCCTGCGCGGTTCGCTGCAGGCCCGCTTCTCGGATGCCCAGTGCGGGTTCAAGGCGATCCGGCGTGATGTGGCCCAGGTACTGCTGCCGCTGGTGGAGGACACCGGCTGGTTCTTCGACACCGAGATGCTGGTCGTCGCCGAGCGCGCGGGGCTGCGGATCCACGAGGTGCCGGTCGACTGGGTCGACGACCCGGACTCCACCGTCCACATCGTCAAGACGGCGACCGACGATCTGAAGGGCGTCTGGCGGGTGGGCAAGGCCCTGGCCACCGGTTCGCTTCCGCTGGACCGCCTCGCCCGTCCCTTCGGCGACGACCCGCGCGACCGCGAGATCAAGGACGTACCGAAGGGCCTGGCCCGCCAGCTCGTCGGCTTCTGTGTGGTCGGCGGTCTGTCCACGCTCTTCTATCTGCTGCTCTACAGCGGCTTCCGCCAGTTCACCGGTTCGCAGGTGGCCAACGCGCTGGCCCTGCTGGTCTCCGCCGTCGCCAACACGGCCGCCAACCGGCGCCTCACCTTCGGGGTGCGGGGCCGCGGCGGGGCGATCCGGCATCAGGCGCAGGGCCTGGTCGTCTTCGCCATCGGCCTCGCGCTGACCAGCGGTTCGCTGGTCGCGCTGGGCGCGGCGAGCGCGGACCCCGACCACTCCACCGAACTGGCGGTCCTGATCGCCGCCAACCTCGCGGCGACCGTACTGCGCTTCCTGCTCTTCCGGGCGTGGGTGTTCCCGGACCGGCGCGAGGAGCCGGTCGTCACGGCGCCGATTCCGACGTACGTCGTCCAGCAGCCGCCGCTGCCGCAGCGCCCCACCTCTCACTTCCGCGCCGGTGACGCCGCGGACCACACCTGGAGGGACGCCACCATGCGGCTTCAGCCGGTGCGCCCCTCCGACACCGACCCGGGGGATACCCGATGA
- a CDS encoding sensor histidine kinase, with translation MSGRRRTRPQKMRAGQPRTLRTRLVVASVVLIAVVCAVIGTVTTLALRSHLYDQLDGRLTEVAGRAAGFGGPPGGDPSKDNAVDKANAFSIDEAVTHGPQPQGTVIAEVQNGSITAAKVGLEDENSTDFSGLEPKDLTEAQIQALNSVPQDREKHTVDLGSLGEYRVEYKTGTNGSYYVAIPTKDVNSTLNTLILIEVSVTAAGLIAASLAGTVIVGVATRPLRRVAATATRVSELPLHTGEVNLEERVPESECDPHTEVGQVGAALNRMLDHVHGALHARQQSEMRVRQFVADASHELRTPLASIRGYAELTRRGREQIGPDTRHALGRIESEAGRMTLLVEDLLLLARLDAGRPLQFEQTDLIPLVVDTVSDSRAAGMDHNWRLDLPDEPALVSADAARVQQVLVNLLGNARKHTAPGTTITARIERRGPWMCVDVEDNGQGIPADLLPHVFERFARGDSSRSRASGSTGLGLAIVQAVATAHGGAVTVDSVPGRTVFTVHLPALAAQPAPETNWQSHSQAQHSATTRVQQGA, from the coding sequence ATGAGCGGACGACGACGGACGCGTCCGCAGAAGATGCGAGCGGGTCAGCCGCGCACCCTGCGGACGCGGCTCGTCGTCGCATCCGTGGTGCTGATCGCCGTGGTCTGCGCGGTGATCGGCACGGTAACCACGCTGGCGCTGCGGTCGCATCTGTACGACCAGCTCGACGGGCGGCTGACCGAAGTCGCAGGTCGCGCGGCCGGTTTCGGGGGACCCCCCGGCGGTGATCCCAGCAAGGACAACGCGGTCGACAAGGCCAACGCCTTCAGCATCGACGAGGCCGTCACACACGGCCCCCAGCCGCAGGGCACGGTCATCGCCGAGGTGCAGAATGGCTCCATCACCGCGGCCAAGGTCGGCCTGGAGGACGAGAACAGCACCGACTTCAGCGGGCTGGAGCCCAAGGACCTCACCGAGGCCCAGATCCAGGCGCTCAACTCCGTCCCCCAGGACCGTGAGAAGCACACCGTGGACCTCGGCAGCCTGGGTGAGTACCGGGTCGAGTACAAGACCGGCACCAACGGCAGCTACTACGTCGCCATCCCGACCAAGGACGTCAACAGCACCCTCAACACCCTCATCCTCATCGAGGTCAGCGTCACCGCCGCCGGCCTAATCGCCGCCTCCCTCGCCGGCACCGTCATCGTCGGTGTCGCCACCCGCCCCCTGCGCAGGGTCGCCGCCACCGCCACCCGCGTCTCCGAACTCCCGCTTCACACCGGCGAGGTGAACCTCGAGGAGCGCGTCCCGGAGTCCGAATGCGACCCGCACACCGAGGTCGGCCAGGTCGGCGCCGCGCTCAACCGGATGCTGGACCATGTCCACGGCGCCCTGCACGCGCGGCAGCAGAGCGAGATGCGGGTACGGCAGTTCGTGGCCGACGCCAGCCATGAGCTCAGGACCCCGCTGGCCTCCATCCGCGGGTACGCCGAGCTGACCAGACGCGGCAGAGAACAGATCGGACCCGACACCCGGCACGCCCTCGGCCGTATCGAATCCGAGGCGGGCCGGATGACGCTGCTCGTCGAGGATCTCCTCCTGCTGGCCCGGCTGGACGCAGGACGGCCGCTGCAGTTCGAGCAGACCGACCTCATCCCGCTGGTCGTGGACACCGTCAGCGACTCCCGCGCGGCCGGGATGGACCACAACTGGCGGCTCGACCTGCCCGACGAACCGGCCCTCGTGTCGGCGGACGCGGCGCGCGTCCAGCAGGTACTGGTCAATCTGCTCGGCAACGCCCGCAAGCACACCGCCCCCGGGACGACCATCACCGCGCGCATCGAGCGGCGCGGCCCCTGGATGTGTGTGGACGTCGAGGACAACGGCCAGGGCATCCCGGCCGATTTGCTGCCGCATGTCTTCGAACGGTTCGCGCGCGGCGACTCCTCACGCTCCCGCGCCTCCGGCTCGACAGGGCTCGGCCTCGCCATCGTGCAGGCCGTCGCGACCGCGCACGGCGGTGCCGTGACCGTCGACAGCGTCCCCGGGCGGACCGTCTTCACGGTCCATCTGCCCGCGCTCGCCGCGCAGCCCGCGCCCGAAACGAATTGGCAATCGCACTCACAGGCACAGCACAGCGCCACCACACGGGTGCAACAGGGCGCTTGA
- a CDS encoding response regulator transcription factor, which yields MTTTSPQGRTELLRPDGSPVRVLVVDDELSITELLSMALRYEGWQIRSAGDGTGAIQTAREFRPDAVVLDMMLPDMDGLTVLGRLRRELPEVPVLFLTAKDAVEDRIAGLTAGGDDYVTKPFSLEEVVARLRGLIRRSGAADRRSDSVLVVGDLTLDEDSHEVSRAGDSIHLTATEFELLRFLMRNPRRVLSKAQILDRVWSYDFGGQANVVELYISYLRRKIDAGREPMIHTRRGAGYLIKPAAS from the coding sequence ATGACCACGACCTCGCCCCAGGGGCGCACCGAACTGCTGAGGCCGGACGGGAGCCCCGTCCGAGTGCTTGTGGTGGACGACGAGTTGTCGATCACCGAGCTGCTGTCCATGGCTCTGCGATACGAAGGCTGGCAGATCCGGAGTGCGGGGGATGGCACAGGTGCCATCCAGACCGCGCGGGAGTTCCGGCCCGACGCCGTCGTTCTCGACATGATGCTGCCCGATATGGACGGGCTGACCGTTCTCGGGCGGCTGCGGCGCGAGCTTCCCGAGGTGCCCGTCCTCTTCCTCACCGCGAAGGACGCCGTTGAGGACCGTATCGCCGGGCTCACCGCCGGCGGTGACGACTACGTCACCAAGCCGTTCTCCCTCGAAGAGGTCGTCGCTCGGCTTCGCGGGCTCATCCGTCGTTCCGGTGCCGCCGATCGCCGCTCGGACTCCGTGCTCGTCGTCGGTGATCTCACCCTCGACGAGGACAGTCACGAGGTCTCGCGGGCCGGTGACTCCATCCACCTCACCGCCACCGAGTTCGAGCTGCTGCGCTTCCTGATGCGCAACCCGCGGCGCGTGCTCAGCAAGGCGCAGATCCTCGACCGCGTGTGGTCGTACGACTTCGGCGGGCAGGCCAATGTCGTCGAGCTGTACATCTCCTACCTGCGGCGGAAGATCGACGCCGGGCGGGAGCCCATGATTCACACCCGGCGCGGCGCCGGTTATCTGATCAAGCCCGCGGCGTCATGA
- a CDS encoding DUF2797 domain-containing protein: MGQAWMCSGLRWSADGPVLGWVGGRRTALTWGKRVDFGVAEGGVRTCVGAREHGCPVRAVVSGRSTGARCEECARLDRAHSVAADTIADDPRPYRVYLAWFGPGMIKVGITAEERGSARLLEQGAVCWSWLGTGPLMAARRTEELLRAALRVPDRIPYGDKRAVRSTLPSSPEERAAEVEQLHTQALALPGWPESLTPAPCRPVDHVDAFGLAGLAPAVGEVAELVAGGAIRGRLVAAAGPDLHLETDAGVVVLDTRLMRGWELVAAADGHQALPIKAFKTAVTTQDGLF, encoded by the coding sequence ATGGGACAGGCATGGATGTGCTCGGGGCTGCGGTGGTCGGCGGATGGGCCCGTGTTGGGGTGGGTCGGTGGCCGGCGTACTGCGTTGACCTGGGGGAAACGGGTGGACTTCGGGGTCGCCGAAGGGGGTGTGCGGACGTGTGTGGGGGCCAGGGAGCATGGCTGTCCGGTGCGGGCTGTTGTGTCGGGGCGCAGTACCGGCGCGCGGTGCGAGGAATGCGCCCGGCTGGACCGTGCGCACTCCGTGGCCGCCGACACGATCGCCGACGATCCCCGGCCGTACCGCGTGTATCTGGCGTGGTTCGGGCCCGGCATGATCAAGGTCGGTATCACCGCCGAAGAGCGGGGCTCCGCGCGGCTGCTCGAGCAGGGTGCCGTCTGCTGGAGCTGGCTGGGCACAGGGCCGCTCATGGCCGCCCGCCGCACCGAGGAGCTGTTGCGCGCCGCGCTCCGGGTGCCGGATCGGATTCCGTACGGCGACAAGCGGGCCGTACGGTCCACGCTGCCGAGCTCCCCTGAGGAGCGGGCCGCAGAGGTCGAGCAGTTGCATACGCAGGCCCTCGCCCTCCCCGGTTGGCCCGAGTCCCTCACCCCCGCGCCCTGCCGTCCCGTCGATCACGTCGACGCCTTCGGGCTCGCGGGACTGGCCCCCGCCGTCGGAGAAGTCGCCGAGCTCGTGGCCGGCGGAGCCATCCGGGGGCGCCTCGTCGCCGCCGCCGGACCCGATCTGCATCTGGAGACGGACGCCGGAGTCGTCGTACTCGACACCCGGCTGATGAGAGGGTGGGAGCTGGTGGCGGCCGCCGACGGGCACCAGGCGCTCCCCATCAAGGCGTTCAAAACCGCCGTCACCACCCAGGACGGGCTGTTCTGA
- a CDS encoding HGxxPAAW family protein, which translates to MSAHQYDHGHTVAGWTGFGIATVGAAALGVGVCTVSVAWLALGFAIGAVSLLVTWALHLAGWGKPSGRRPREEWPMRVRDSLAREGHSGCLGCRLAGRGRGRREVIPEVAAVSGGESIRLSPFE; encoded by the coding sequence GTGAGCGCACATCAGTATGACCACGGACATACGGTCGCGGGGTGGACCGGTTTCGGCATAGCGACGGTCGGGGCGGCGGCGTTGGGGGTCGGCGTCTGTACGGTGTCGGTCGCCTGGCTGGCCCTCGGCTTCGCCATCGGGGCCGTGAGTCTTCTGGTCACCTGGGCCCTGCACCTCGCGGGCTGGGGGAAGCCGTCGGGGCGGCGGCCGCGGGAGGAGTGGCCGATGCGGGTGCGTGATTCCCTGGCGCGGGAGGGGCATTCGGGGTGCCTCGGGTGCCGGCTGGCCGGGCGGGGACGGGGTCGGCGGGAGGTGATTCCCGAGGTCGCGGCGGTGTCTGGTGGTGAATCGATACGGCTGTCACCTTTCGAGTGA
- a CDS encoding MarR family winged helix-turn-helix transcriptional regulator, with protein MQAKPRPTATPAQALDAMDSLIAAHLLGQQEMAQRLGLNITDLLCFGCVLKAGENLLTAGDLAEHAHVTTGAMTGILNRLERAGFITRVPDPTDRRRVRVAAVPTAVARVEKLYGPYYGRLNALFAAYSPDEIAVLTDWFTRTTGLAQQYIDELRDHDG; from the coding sequence ATGCAAGCCAAGCCGCGCCCCACCGCCACCCCCGCCCAGGCGCTGGACGCGATGGACTCCCTCATCGCGGCTCACCTGCTCGGCCAGCAGGAGATGGCCCAGCGGCTGGGCCTGAACATCACCGACCTGCTCTGTTTCGGCTGCGTGCTGAAGGCCGGCGAGAACCTGCTCACCGCGGGCGATCTCGCCGAGCACGCCCATGTCACCACCGGCGCGATGACCGGCATCCTCAACCGCCTCGAGCGCGCCGGCTTCATCACCCGCGTCCCCGATCCGACCGACCGCCGCCGGGTCCGCGTAGCCGCGGTGCCGACCGCCGTCGCCCGCGTGGAGAAGCTGTACGGGCCGTACTACGGCCGCCTGAACGCCCTGTTCGCCGCCTACTCCCCCGACGAGATCGCCGTACTGACCGACTGGTTCACCCGCACGACCGGCCTGGCCCAGCAGTACATCGACGAACTCCGCGACCACGACGGCTGA
- a CDS encoding winged helix-turn-helix transcriptional regulator has protein sequence MIESTPKAVEPENACPIAPVVDIVFSRWTTPILWALHEFGRQRFVELERRIATITPKVLTQRLRQLERDGLVIRTYHPEVPPRVEYEISELGRSLAPLFSALSEWSVNLERVDRARFAYDEREEERGRGRRR, from the coding sequence GTGATCGAGAGCACACCGAAAGCCGTCGAGCCCGAGAACGCCTGCCCCATCGCCCCGGTCGTCGACATCGTCTTCAGCCGCTGGACCACCCCGATCCTGTGGGCCCTCCACGAATTCGGTCGGCAGCGCTTCGTCGAACTGGAGCGCCGAATCGCCACGATCACACCGAAGGTGCTGACCCAACGCCTGCGTCAACTGGAGCGCGACGGCCTCGTCATCCGCACCTACCACCCCGAGGTCCCCCCGCGCGTGGAGTACGAGATCAGCGAACTGGGGCGCAGCTTGGCCCCGCTGTTCTCCGCGCTGTCCGAGTGGTCGGTCAACCTGGAACGGGTGGATCGGGCCCGGTTTGCGTATGACGAGCGCGAGGAGGAGCGGGGGCGTGGGCGGCGGCGCTGA